A genome region from Rubidibacter lacunae KORDI 51-2 includes the following:
- a CDS encoding fatty acid desaturase family protein, producing the protein MTGTTAIPEVQREIGALLATYGQPDDRAAWLQVANTLLPFAVFWLLAIASLRLTFPLAYGLTLLYTIAASGCLLRVFGIQHDCGHNSFFRSKIANETLGLVCSVLTITPYHYWKRSHAYHHAHVSNLDYREMGYITIKTVAEYERMTTGARWRYRLYQNPFIMFGLGSTIKFLVLQRLTYHIPRDWLKERRNVRNTNLAIALLWAMMIAIVGVQSFLLVQLPIVVFTSAAGVWIFYIQHVYEDTSLQPSERWDYATACLESCSYYALPQVLEWCALYNNIHHIHHACSRVPNYRIAKCFAAHAELRNVRHISLRESFASCAHLGLWDAESQRLVRVAEVELRLRDRENK; encoded by the coding sequence ATGACTGGCACCACCGCTATTCCTGAAGTTCAACGCGAGATTGGCGCGCTCCTTGCTACCTACGGACAGCCAGACGATCGGGCCGCTTGGCTGCAAGTTGCCAACACCCTATTACCATTTGCAGTATTTTGGCTGCTCGCCATCGCCAGCTTGCGCTTGACGTTCCCACTGGCATACGGGCTAACTCTGCTCTATACGATTGCTGCATCGGGTTGTTTGTTACGCGTTTTCGGCATCCAGCACGACTGCGGACACAACTCATTTTTTCGCTCGAAGATCGCGAACGAAACGCTGGGTTTGGTTTGTAGCGTCCTGACGATCACGCCCTATCACTACTGGAAGCGATCTCACGCCTACCACCACGCCCATGTCAGCAACCTCGACTATCGAGAGATGGGGTACATCACGATTAAAACAGTTGCCGAATACGAGCGCATGACCACGGGCGCGCGATGGCGCTATCGGCTATACCAAAACCCCTTTATCATGTTCGGGCTCGGCTCCACAATAAAGTTTCTCGTGCTCCAACGTCTGACCTACCACATCCCGCGCGATTGGTTGAAAGAGCGCCGAAACGTCCGCAACACTAACCTCGCGATTGCGTTGCTGTGGGCGATGATGATAGCGATCGTGGGCGTTCAAAGTTTCCTACTCGTGCAGTTGCCAATTGTTGTTTTCACGTCAGCGGCGGGCGTCTGGATCTTTTATATCCAGCACGTATATGAAGACACGTCTCTGCAGCCATCGGAACGTTGGGATTATGCAACGGCGTGCCTGGAAAGCTGCTCGTACTATGCGCTCCCGCAGGTGTTAGAGTGGTGCGCGCTCTACAACAACATCCACCACATTCATCACGCCTGCAGCCGCGTGCCCAATTATCGGATCGCGAAATGCTTTGCTGCGCATGCCGAGCTGCGCAACGTCCGTCACATTTCCCTGCGAGAGAGCTTCGCAAGCTGCGCCCATCTCGGATTGTGGGATGCAGAAAGCCAGCGTCTCGTGCGCGTTGCCGAGGTCGAACTCCGACTGCGCGATCGCGAAAACAAATAG
- a CDS encoding peptidoglycan-binding protein produces MAIDLEALPAARGIYRIYRGRVSYIGLSDNIRQRLRQHLNNSACRSSIIIDIGRAKVSVLELLPKSSDRQLALREWYWFERFRQRGHILVNDPKTLGRTPSGQYYPRNESKRVSKRGAGMSAPATERTWPWSLGYVGVAIACFSAGFLGVKRIKQTLPSIADVPETPAVVVLDEGDRAETARFICNKLLRRGSRGESVATLQNRLQTLGYLKDRPDGIYGLGTQEAVEAFQSDRGLVADGVAGCRTQSALHDSSTTLYYDTPTAVTSDGG; encoded by the coding sequence ATGGCGATCGATCTTGAAGCGCTTCCCGCCGCACGTGGCATTTACCGGATTTATCGCGGGCGGGTGAGCTATATCGGGTTGAGCGATAATATCCGCCAGCGCCTTCGCCAACATCTCAACAACTCCGCGTGCCGATCGAGCATCATTATCGACATCGGTCGCGCCAAGGTTTCCGTGCTGGAGTTGCTACCCAAATCTAGCGATCGCCAACTGGCTCTGCGCGAGTGGTATTGGTTTGAGCGTTTCCGACAGAGGGGGCATATCTTGGTGAACGATCCCAAAACCTTGGGGCGTACGCCGAGCGGTCAGTATTACCCGCGTAACGAATCGAAGCGCGTCTCCAAGCGTGGAGCTGGCATGAGCGCTCCCGCAACTGAAAGAACTTGGCCTTGGAGTCTGGGCTACGTCGGGGTTGCCATTGCGTGTTTTTCTGCTGGTTTCTTGGGTGTCAAGCGCATAAAGCAAACCTTGCCTTCCATAGCAGACGTTCCAGAAACTCCGGCAGTAGTAGTACTCGACGAAGGCGATCGCGCCGAAACCGCGCGCTTTATTTGCAACAAGTTGCTCCGACGCGGCAGTCGTGGGGAGTCTGTAGCAACCTTGCAAAACCGACTGCAAACCTTGGGTTACCTCAAAGATCGACCCGACGGTATCTACGGTTTGGGGACACAGGAGGCAGTCGAGGCGTTTCAAAGCGACCGCGGCTTGGTTGCCGATGGTGTTGCCGGCTGCCGCACCCAGTCAGCGCTGCATGATTCCAGTACTACGCTCTATTACGACACACCGACCGCAGTTACAAGCGATGGGGGGTGA
- a CDS encoding ferredoxin: MADGASETPTDLVFALQTNSTEERTGLEPELGGIFRDLHERSGFEPELGGEHRQKGVYVDELTCIGCRHCAHTAPNTFYIQPDYGRARAIRQDGDPDALVQEAIDTCPVDCIHWVDYTELGYLEAEREHQVLRTVGFPANSGTLAHRQQEWGRKQQRKRRRRMEAT, translated from the coding sequence ATGGCTGATGGTGCCTCGGAGACACCCACCGACTTAGTATTTGCATTGCAAACCAACTCGACGGAGGAACGCACGGGATTAGAGCCCGAACTAGGCGGCATTTTCCGCGATCTGCACGAGCGTTCGGGGTTTGAGCCGGAGCTTGGCGGCGAGCACCGTCAGAAGGGCGTCTATGTAGACGAGCTCACGTGTATTGGCTGTCGGCACTGCGCCCATACAGCTCCAAATACGTTTTACATTCAGCCCGACTACGGGCGGGCCCGAGCCATTCGGCAGGACGGCGACCCGGATGCATTGGTGCAAGAGGCGATCGATACCTGCCCGGTTGACTGCATCCACTGGGTGGATTACACCGAACTGGGCTATCTGGAAGCCGAGCGCGAGCACCAGGTCTTACGTACGGTCGGTTTTCCAGCCAATTCCGGTACCCTGGCACACAGGCAACAGGAGTGGGGCCGCAAACAGCAACGCAAACGACGCCGCCGTATGGAGGCAACCTAA
- a CDS encoding polysaccharide deacetylase family protein: protein MRSARQQGIRTRIPPWSKRILALGAVCIAIVAILVTQPHWAVRPLAPFICPSAIYAFETDTPAIALTIDDTPNADPAITTAILDLLAAEHVRATFFVIADNITPANRPLLKRMATEHEIGNHLATDNRSIALGSAAFAAEVERFEVGLANLSHPRWLRPGGGFCDRVMAEIARDRGYELALASVWPYDTFGLLSQRRWFPAFATWQLGWGDRSGAILVLHDGGKRGAQTLAVLKQVLAQFEDNYRFVTLSDLAAASNSKVEVATEPLPNWLEFYYRRLLLGVITPPPSSAWRGLVLFVWLPAAGVWLWLGFRSGWLTVELAIPRGRGLSSIGFFLWTPIRVFFVPSFAEECLMRGLLLPSAAELANGAIAAPTAAQLFAQCLGSLAIYVFSHPLVGALIDRLSRNPDSNYGATFRQPVFLVSVAVLGSASTVTFLETHSLWPPVLIHALVVSIWLLFLGGDRQLNGKPRFKQVRSI from the coding sequence ATGCGATCGGCTAGGCAACAGGGTATACGCACGCGCATTCCCCCGTGGAGCAAGCGCATCCTCGCGCTTGGAGCTGTCTGCATAGCGATCGTCGCAATCCTAGTAACTCAACCGCACTGGGCGGTGCGCCCGCTCGCTCCGTTCATTTGCCCGAGCGCGATCTACGCCTTCGAGACCGATACCCCCGCGATCGCCCTGACCATTGACGACACGCCTAACGCCGATCCAGCAATCACTACAGCGATTTTGGACTTGCTCGCTGCCGAGCACGTCCGCGCGACGTTTTTCGTAATTGCCGATAACATCACCCCTGCCAACCGCCCGCTCCTCAAGCGCATGGCGACCGAGCATGAGATCGGCAACCACCTTGCTACCGACAACCGCAGCATCGCCCTTGGATCGGCGGCATTTGCTGCCGAAGTCGAACGGTTCGAAGTTGGTCTAGCCAATTTAAGCCACCCTCGCTGGCTGCGCCCGGGCGGCGGCTTCTGCGATCGGGTCATGGCTGAAATTGCCCGCGATCGCGGCTACGAGCTCGCCCTTGCCTCCGTTTGGCCTTACGACACCTTCGGTTTACTGTCCCAACGCCGCTGGTTTCCGGCGTTCGCAACCTGGCAACTGGGGTGGGGCGATCGCTCGGGCGCGATTCTCGTCCTTCATGACGGAGGCAAGCGCGGCGCTCAAACGCTAGCAGTGCTGAAGCAGGTACTCGCACAATTTGAGGATAATTACCGCTTCGTCACGCTTTCCGACCTCGCTGCGGCAAGTAACAGCAAGGTTGAAGTCGCCACCGAACCCCTTCCCAACTGGTTGGAATTTTACTACCGCCGTCTTCTACTAGGGGTCATTACCCCTCCACCGAGCTCGGCGTGGCGCGGGCTGGTCCTTTTCGTTTGGTTGCCCGCCGCGGGCGTCTGGCTGTGGCTCGGGTTTCGCTCGGGATGGCTGACTGTCGAACTTGCCATTCCTAGAGGCCGCGGGCTTTCCAGCATTGGGTTTTTTCTCTGGACGCCGATCCGCGTTTTCTTCGTACCGTCCTTTGCTGAGGAATGCCTGATGCGCGGGCTGTTGCTTCCCAGTGCTGCCGAACTCGCTAACGGCGCGATCGCCGCACCGACTGCCGCGCAACTGTTCGCCCAATGCCTTGGCAGCCTGGCAATTTATGTCTTTTCCCATCCGCTAGTTGGAGCTCTCATCGATCGATTGAGTCGCAACCCGGATTCAAATTACGGCGCGACGTTCCGGCAGCCCGTCTTCCTCGTATCCGTGGCGGTGCTCGGGAGCGCAAGCACGGTTACTTTTCTCGAAACCCATTCGCTCTGGCCGCCAGTGCTGATTCACGCACTCGTCGTTTCTATCTGGCTGCTTTTTCTCGGCGGCGATCGACAACTTAATGGCAAGCCTCGGTTCAAGCAAGTGCGATCGATTTAG
- a CDS encoding DUF1257 domain-containing protein, translating to MSHFSQIKTQIRNLSALQTALTDLGIEWKAGPQQVRGYQGQTQVADLAIAQANQFDIGFRWNGQEYELVADLQYWQQPWSINGFLNRVTQRYALQTVLNETSKQGFQVAEQQQCEDGSVRLVVQRWGA from the coding sequence ATGTCTCACTTCAGCCAAATCAAAACTCAGATTCGCAACCTGTCGGCATTGCAAACGGCGCTAACCGATCTTGGCATTGAATGGAAAGCCGGTCCGCAACAAGTGCGCGGTTACCAGGGACAAACCCAGGTAGCGGATCTCGCCATCGCGCAGGCAAACCAGTTTGACATTGGTTTTCGCTGGAATGGACAGGAGTACGAGCTGGTTGCTGACCTGCAGTATTGGCAGCAGCCCTGGTCGATTAACGGTTTCCTCAACCGCGTAACGCAGCGCTACGCCCTGCAGACGGTGCTGAACGAGACTAGCAAGCAGGGATTCCAAGTTGCCGAGCAGCAGCAATGCGAAGACGGTTCGGTCCGCCTAGTCGTCCAGCGTTGGGGTGCTTAA
- a CDS encoding aromatic ring-hydroxylating oxygenase subunit alpha, which translates to MEKKNQPFLRDLWYYALPSHQLRSGKTLAKTLLNEPILFGRDRAGKAFALRDICPHRAVPLSKGRFTGLEIECCYHGWRFDPQGRCTAIPALLEDQDTDLQRFRVRAYPVRETQGNIWIYMPSSAKGEAIPEMPAPQVPHFGDRSFQALAVMRFPCAVDHAVVGLMDPAHVPFVHRSWWWRADPTLADEVKTFDPRPRGFTMRRHRLQRNNLVYQIAGREPEVEIDFQLPGIRVEQVITQQNHICNLTTITPISEEETEVTTLFYTTIPWFGLLKPILLPLTRAFLQQDRQMLIDQQTRLKFDPALLLVKDADTQARWYFQIKAEHNRAIAEQRPFVNPVKTQVLKWRS; encoded by the coding sequence ATGGAGAAAAAGAACCAACCATTCCTGCGAGACCTGTGGTACTACGCTCTACCGAGCCACCAATTAAGATCGGGCAAAACTCTAGCTAAAACCCTCCTCAACGAACCTATTCTCTTCGGACGCGATCGCGCGGGCAAGGCTTTTGCCCTCCGCGATATCTGTCCTCATCGCGCCGTTCCTCTCAGTAAAGGTCGCTTCACCGGTCTGGAAATCGAATGTTGCTATCACGGCTGGCGCTTCGATCCGCAAGGACGATGCACGGCAATTCCAGCACTCCTTGAGGACCAGGACACTGACTTGCAGCGCTTCCGAGTTCGCGCGTATCCGGTTAGAGAAACTCAGGGCAATATCTGGATTTACATGCCATCTTCCGCTAAGGGCGAGGCAATCCCAGAGATGCCAGCGCCTCAAGTCCCACACTTTGGCGATCGCTCATTTCAAGCTTTAGCCGTCATGCGGTTTCCCTGTGCGGTGGATCATGCTGTTGTCGGTCTCATGGACCCCGCACACGTTCCGTTCGTACACCGATCATGGTGGTGGCGTGCGGACCCGACCTTGGCTGATGAAGTAAAGACGTTCGATCCTAGACCTCGCGGTTTTACGATGCGCCGCCATCGCTTGCAACGCAACAATCTCGTCTACCAAATCGCCGGTCGAGAACCAGAAGTAGAGATCGATTTCCAGCTTCCGGGGATTCGTGTCGAGCAAGTCATTACGCAGCAAAACCATATTTGCAACCTAACAACGATTACCCCGATCTCGGAGGAGGAAACAGAAGTAACGACCCTGTTTTACACCACAATTCCTTGGTTCGGTCTGCTCAAACCAATCTTGTTGCCGCTGACGCGTGCGTTCCTCCAACAAGATCGTCAGATGTTGATCGATCAGCAAACCAGGCTCAAGTTCGATCCGGCTTTACTGTTAGTTAAAGATGCCGATACCCAAGCCCGTTGGTACTTCCAGATTAAAGCCGAACACAATCGCGCGATCGCCGAACAGCGTCCCTTCGTAAACCCAGTGAAAACGCAAGTGCTCAAGTGGCGGAGTTGA
- a CDS encoding Fur family transcriptional regulator, with the protein MDNARPSSQSKTVPELGRQPIRTFEAAIDRCRELGMRLSRQRRSILELLWQTEEHLSARSIYDRLNQQGQDIGHTSVYQNLEALSSHGIIECVERCDGRLYGHVSDAHSHVNCTTTGQIYDVNVELPAELIRQVEAQTGVKISEYRVDFYGSTVQAIAPDGSTR; encoded by the coding sequence ATGGATAACGCCCGCCCATCCTCCCAAAGTAAAACCGTTCCGGAGCTCGGCCGCCAGCCGATTCGCACTTTTGAAGCCGCGATCGACCGCTGTCGGGAGTTGGGAATGCGTCTGAGCCGCCAGCGGCGGTCGATCTTGGAGCTATTGTGGCAAACTGAGGAGCACTTATCGGCCCGCAGTATTTACGATCGCCTCAACCAGCAGGGTCAAGATATCGGACACACGTCGGTTTACCAAAATCTCGAAGCACTGTCTAGTCACGGCATTATCGAATGCGTCGAGCGTTGTGACGGTCGCCTCTACGGACACGTCAGCGATGCTCACAGCCACGTCAACTGCACGACCACCGGTCAGATTTATGACGTCAACGTCGAGTTACCCGCCGAGCTAATCCGCCAAGTCGAAGCACAAACCGGCGTAAAAATTTCCGAGTATCGCGTCGACTTCTACGGCAGTACCGTACAAGCAATTGCACCTGACGGCTCCACCCGATAG
- a CDS encoding quinone-dependent dihydroorotate dehydrogenase: MDLYTSLLRPILFSGIKVDPEWLHNCSFEVLDRLQRHHDRVIGRWSIEQLERTFGYRDERLTQTLWGLQFPNPFGLAAGFDKNGIAPGIWHAFGFGFAELGTVTQHPQPGNPKPRLFRLPSDRAALNRMGFNNRGCAALAERLKQFRPDSPSIPLGINLGKSKITPLAAAAGDYAASFRQLRSLGDYFVINVSSPNTPGLRTLQDATQLARVLDAVQQENQVAKPLLVKIAPDLSDDAIAEVLELARTYRLAGIVATNTTVRRDNLQTRVLTATGKSVDDEAGGISGQPLRNRATEVVRFIYQQTKGTLPIVGVGGIFTAEDAWEKILAGASLLQVYTGWIYEGPWQARRVLGGLSERLETSDFDTIAAAVGTQST; encoded by the coding sequence GTGGATCTCTATACGTCTTTGCTACGGCCGATTTTGTTTTCGGGCATCAAGGTTGACCCCGAGTGGCTGCACAACTGCAGCTTCGAGGTGCTCGATCGTCTGCAACGCCACCACGATCGCGTCATCGGTCGCTGGTCAATCGAGCAATTAGAACGGACCTTCGGCTACCGCGACGAGCGCCTTACCCAAACCCTGTGGGGATTGCAGTTCCCCAATCCATTTGGGCTAGCGGCAGGGTTCGACAAAAATGGCATTGCGCCCGGGATCTGGCACGCCTTTGGCTTCGGGTTCGCCGAACTCGGTACTGTGACCCAGCACCCGCAACCCGGCAATCCAAAACCCCGCTTGTTTCGTCTCCCCAGCGATCGCGCGGCCCTCAACCGCATGGGCTTTAATAATCGCGGTTGCGCCGCACTCGCCGAGCGCCTAAAGCAGTTTCGCCCCGACTCCCCGTCAATTCCCTTAGGCATCAACCTCGGCAAGTCGAAGATTACGCCGCTGGCGGCCGCAGCAGGGGACTACGCCGCCAGTTTCCGGCAGCTGCGATCGCTAGGCGACTACTTCGTCATCAACGTCAGTTCGCCAAATACGCCGGGGTTGCGAACGTTGCAAGATGCCACCCAACTCGCGCGCGTGCTCGATGCCGTTCAGCAGGAAAACCAAGTCGCTAAACCCCTGCTGGTAAAAATAGCTCCCGATCTGAGCGATGACGCGATCGCCGAAGTGCTGGAGTTGGCAAGGACTTACCGGTTAGCCGGAATCGTTGCAACAAATACGACCGTCCGCCGCGATAACCTGCAGACCAGGGTTCTGACCGCCACGGGCAAATCCGTCGACGACGAAGCCGGCGGCATTAGCGGTCAGCCGTTACGAAATCGAGCAACGGAGGTTGTCCGCTTCATCTACCAACAAACCAAGGGCACGCTGCCGATCGTTGGCGTTGGCGGTATCTTCACTGCTGAGGATGCGTGGGAAAAGATCCTTGCAGGTGCAAGTTTGCTGCAGGTTTATACCGGCTGGATTTACGAAGGTCCCTGGCAGGCACGCCGGGTGCTCGGCGGGCTGTCGGAACGGCTGGAGACAAGCGACTTCGATACAATTGCCGCCGCTGTGGGCACACAATCGACCTAG
- a CDS encoding YdcF family protein: MFLFLSKLLPLFVYPVGLACVLLGTTLLLAWFKSRWLPVPVALALVVLLLGGNTWVSTALVRSLEWQYEPLLEPPIVDAIVVLGGALKGSPVPGTSYDLTDRSDRILYGAQLYRAGRAPTIVVSGGRIAWRGNSIPESHDIVALLSALGVPTSAVIEEPESLNTHDNAVYTGRILEARNIERVLLVTSAAHMPRAVGTFRKQGIDVIPAPTDFNVDRSPLPPASLREALLATLPDATYLAATTGAMKEYLGAIIYRLLGWL; this comes from the coding sequence ATGTTTTTGTTTCTATCAAAGCTGTTGCCGCTATTCGTGTATCCGGTGGGTCTGGCCTGCGTGCTCTTGGGAACCACCCTGCTGCTTGCGTGGTTCAAGTCGCGTTGGCTGCCGGTACCGGTTGCGCTGGCACTGGTGGTGTTATTGCTGGGCGGCAATACATGGGTTAGCACGGCGTTGGTGCGTTCCCTGGAATGGCAATACGAGCCGCTGCTCGAACCCCCCATTGTCGACGCGATCGTGGTGCTGGGCGGCGCGCTCAAGGGGAGTCCCGTGCCAGGGACTAGTTACGATCTGACCGATCGCAGCGATCGCATCTTGTACGGCGCGCAGCTTTATCGAGCGGGCAGAGCTCCAACGATCGTCGTCTCTGGCGGCAGGATTGCATGGCGTGGCAATTCGATTCCGGAGTCGCACGATATTGTGGCTTTATTGAGTGCGTTGGGCGTGCCCACGAGTGCTGTCATCGAGGAGCCCGAATCCCTTAATACCCACGACAATGCTGTTTATACGGGTCGTATACTCGAAGCTCGTAACATCGAGCGCGTGCTGCTGGTGACCTCTGCCGCACATATGCCGCGCGCCGTCGGCACATTTCGCAAGCAGGGCATCGATGTCATTCCCGCGCCGACGGACTTCAACGTCGATCGATCGCCGTTGCCACCGGCAAGTCTTCGCGAAGCATTGCTGGCAACGCTACCCGATGCAACATACCTGGCTGCAACCACAGGGGCGATGAAAGAATACTTAGGGGCAATTATCTACCGGTTGCTCGGTTGGTTGTAG
- a CDS encoding DUF2997 domain-containing protein, which yields MAIETLEFTIYPDGRVREKVTGIVGASCSEVTAAIEAQLGRVVAQEQTSDYYTRAEQPASPSVSAQARTW from the coding sequence ATGGCGATAGAAACGCTGGAATTTACGATTTATCCCGACGGCCGAGTGCGGGAAAAAGTGACAGGTATCGTAGGCGCGTCCTGTTCTGAAGTGACCGCTGCGATTGAAGCTCAGCTCGGTCGCGTCGTCGCTCAGGAGCAAACAAGCGATTATTATACCCGGGCCGAACAGCCGGCAAGCCCCAGCGTTAGCGCCCAGGCGCGGACGTGGTGA
- a CDS encoding PadR family transcriptional regulator — protein sequence MNQTMDFEDIYRFFHCPPPTYLNRELAVCYVLDVLLRGESYGTELIELLERTTPGYRLSDTVLYGALKFLEESGTISGYWKKLVGRGRPRRMYQICPGARQRAEELACLWQSYISEHTGCEPKKYAIGLGRETN from the coding sequence ATGAACCAGACAATGGACTTCGAGGACATTTACCGTTTCTTTCACTGCCCACCACCTACATATCTAAACAGAGAGTTGGCCGTATGTTACGTGTTAGATGTTCTGCTGCGTGGTGAGTCTTACGGTACCGAACTGATCGAGCTTCTGGAGCGAACAACACCGGGATATCGCCTCTCCGACACGGTACTCTACGGAGCACTGAAGTTTCTTGAAGAATCTGGCACGATCTCCGGGTACTGGAAGAAGCTTGTCGGGCGCGGACGTCCGCGGCGAATGTATCAGATCTGCCCGGGTGCCCGCCAGCGTGCCGAAGAACTCGCATGCCTTTGGCAGTCTTACATCTCGGAACACACCGGTTGTGAACCAAAGAAATATGCCATCGGCCTTGGAAGAGAGACGAATTAA
- the serS gene encoding serine--tRNA ligase: MLDLKSIRDNPDRAREYLNRRGPGYDLQPLLDLTAEVQQLETARSQLQARSNEIGKAVGQKIQSGSDPKGAEIAAMKDEGNFLKAQIGGMDPQVKALEEQLRDRLLQLPNLPDKSTPVGKDETENVEVRRWGNEYLPDPSAASLPHWEIGRKLGILDTERAVKVAQSRFVSLVGAGAALERALINFMLDRQIAAGYVEVIPPVLINSAALTGTGQLPKFAEESFQCRDDDLWLAPTAEVPVTNLYREEILNAAQLPIRHCAYTPCFRREAGSYGKDTKGLIRLHQFNKVELVKLVHPETSATEHETLVHDAEAILQALKLPYRVLELCSGDLGFSAAKCFDLEVWLPSSGSYREISSCSNFKDFQARRARIRFKEPGKKGTQFVHTLNGSGLAIGRTMAAVLENYQRADGTVAVPEVLQPYLGRETL, from the coding sequence GTGCTCGACCTGAAATCGATCCGAGACAATCCAGATCGCGCGCGGGAGTACTTGAACCGCCGCGGGCCGGGGTACGACTTGCAGCCGCTGCTCGATCTCACCGCAGAGGTACAGCAATTGGAAACTGCTCGTTCTCAGCTGCAGGCCCGCAGTAACGAGATTGGGAAAGCCGTCGGGCAAAAGATTCAGAGTGGCAGCGATCCAAAAGGGGCGGAGATCGCGGCTATGAAAGATGAGGGTAATTTCCTCAAGGCACAAATCGGCGGCATGGATCCGCAAGTCAAGGCGCTGGAGGAGCAGCTGCGCGATCGCTTATTGCAGCTGCCGAACTTACCAGATAAGTCTACCCCGGTCGGCAAAGACGAAACCGAGAATGTGGAGGTACGGCGCTGGGGCAACGAGTATTTACCCGATCCATCGGCAGCATCGTTGCCCCATTGGGAGATCGGCCGAAAACTGGGGATTTTGGATACCGAGCGCGCGGTGAAAGTGGCCCAAAGCCGCTTTGTCAGTCTGGTCGGGGCTGGAGCAGCTCTCGAACGAGCCTTGATCAACTTTATGCTCGATCGCCAGATTGCAGCCGGATATGTGGAGGTGATCCCACCGGTGCTGATCAACAGTGCCGCGCTGACGGGAACGGGACAGTTGCCGAAATTCGCGGAGGAAAGCTTTCAATGTCGCGATGACGATCTGTGGCTTGCACCGACAGCGGAGGTCCCAGTTACGAACTTGTACCGCGAGGAGATCCTCAATGCAGCGCAGTTGCCGATCCGTCACTGTGCCTATACGCCCTGCTTCCGACGAGAAGCTGGCAGCTATGGTAAAGACACGAAGGGGCTGATCCGCTTACACCAGTTCAATAAGGTGGAGTTGGTTAAACTCGTGCATCCGGAAACATCTGCGACGGAGCACGAGACCTTGGTGCACGATGCGGAAGCGATTCTGCAGGCTCTGAAGTTACCGTATCGGGTCTTAGAGCTGTGCTCGGGCGACTTGGGCTTTTCGGCAGCAAAGTGCTTCGACCTGGAAGTGTGGTTGCCGTCGTCGGGATCGTATCGGGAGATTTCGAGCTGCTCTAACTTTAAGGATTTTCAGGCGCGGCGCGCGCGCATTCGCTTCAAGGAGCCCGGTAAGAAGGGGACCCAGTTCGTCCATACGCTCAATGGATCGGGACTGGCGATCGGACGGACGATGGCTGCAGTGTTGGAGAATTACCAGCGCGCGGATGGAACGGTCGCAGTGCCGGAGGTGCTGCAACCGTATCTGGGACGGGAGACGCTCTAA
- a CDS encoding DUF3611 family protein: MFEPRVQNALPPAVQKASSSLRWAGRIGLWVQAVLGVVSASTLVILAAFSPEFSDAEGGNPGAAAAIFFALGGVAALAIATYMSFRYTRLSGMLLFAEPGDRPSRGRVIGLLQFGAIVNLVGLLLTVLGAQAIVGIVLIKSLTQPQLVIGADPKQFVNSADLLIIQSNVNTIAAHSVGLATELWSIARMTR, from the coding sequence ATGTTTGAACCGAGAGTGCAGAATGCTCTACCGCCGGCCGTTCAGAAGGCGTCGTCGTCATTGAGATGGGCGGGACGGATCGGACTGTGGGTGCAAGCGGTGCTGGGCGTGGTGTCAGCTTCGACCTTGGTGATTTTGGCAGCGTTTTCGCCCGAGTTTTCGGATGCCGAGGGCGGTAATCCCGGGGCAGCTGCAGCCATCTTCTTTGCGCTGGGCGGTGTTGCCGCACTAGCGATCGCGACTTACATGAGTTTTCGGTATACGCGCCTCTCGGGAATGCTGTTGTTTGCCGAGCCGGGAGATCGTCCGAGTCGCGGGCGAGTAATCGGGCTGCTGCAGTTTGGAGCGATCGTGAATTTGGTCGGCCTGTTGCTCACTGTTTTGGGCGCACAGGCGATCGTCGGCATAGTGCTCATCAAATCACTGACGCAGCCCCAGCTTGTCATCGGTGCCGATCCAAAGCAGTTCGTAAACTCGGCTGACTTGCTAATCATTCAGTCAAATGTCAATACAATTGCCGCGCATTCGGTCGGACTGGCAACCGAGCTATGGTCGATCGCCCGGATGACTCGGTAG